The nucleotide window TATCTAGTGTTAATGAGTACGATGGAACTGAACCCCCTATTGAACAATTATTTACCGATAGTGATGAAGAATATGATGTTAATAAGGATCAATGCGTAGAGAGTTATTTGGATGATGAGGAGTGGAATGAGGATGACTACACTtcagaggaagaaagtgaagtaGAAGTTAACATAGAGAATGAAGGTGAGATAATGAAAAGATTTGATGTTAAAGATAATGAAAAAATTAGTCTAGAAAAGTTTATGATATTTCTTGACGTACATGAGTTCAGGAGTGTATTAAGAGATTACATAATTCAAgagaattttgatataataaGAGTGAAAAATGAGAAAGTAAGAGTGACTGCCATTTGAGCTTCTGAAGGTTGTCCTTGGAGGATTCATGTTTCTCCTTCTACAGATGGTATTGCTTTTATGATCAAGAGTTATGAGCCAAGGCATACTTGTATTAGAAAATCTGAGAAGAGAAATGCTAATTCTACATGGACAGcaaaaaagttaaaacaatCTTTAAATGCTGATCCAAAAATGAGCTATGAACTCATGTCTAATGAATTGATTACTAAGTTTGGAGTTGAAACCCATCCTAAGCAATTATATAGGGccagaagaaaaggaagaaaagaagttgAAGGTTCTCATGcttaagaaaatagttaagttTGATAATCTGTTACTAGAAAAAAACAGGGAAAGCATAGTAAGATTGGAGTACTATGATCAAATGACATAGTAAGATTGGAGTACTATGATCAAAAAACAGGGGGAGCAATTATATATACAAATGTATTTTTTTACCTTTTCAAATTACAGGAAATTTCAGCAAGTGAATTACAAACTTCAATGATAAAACAAACTCAACAACATGCTTCAGCACAAGCTAAAGCAAAGTCACAACTACAagccaaacaaataaaaagggTTAGATTTATCTAACTTTACAACAAATATATGTTTATTAATAGCTTTTGTAAaagcaaaaaattaaaattcactaTTTATTTGATGTTGCAGGATATTAGGAAAGATAAACTTCTTAGAAAGCATTCTTCAAATTTGACGATTCAATGAGTATTCAGAAGTTTCAAGAGTTGGGTATTGGAGATTGCAGCTTGTACAAGGGACAATACACCAACATAAAAACATATTCTATTATGCACAATGCTCTTTATTTAGATTAAGAAACTTACTTTGTAGGGATGTGAAGGAATGAGatgttgattttttaaatttgggaTTTATTCATCTCGacttgtttttaaattttgataaagtTGTTAATAAATTTCAATAGTTTTATGAAAcaaattatttatcaatattaattgttatacatattaGCAGtggtaagattttttatttaatgttaaaataatagtaaaatataaaaataattattaacgaaaattttggtaaaatcacaatttaataattaaaaaattattgaagggtatattagaaaaaataatttaattattaattttttaaaaatattttagtaaaaatataatttaatcaataaaaaaataatttattaaagggtattttagtaagcaaaatttaatgacaaaaaaataaaattttttactaaaggatatttttgtaaaaataattttgtttttaaaaaaaatgaataaagttaacattagttaacacaaaatttaaaatggattaaagaggGGTTTTTTTAAAGGTTACAGGGGAAGggaatgtatattttataaatagaggGGAGGAGAGTGTCATTTTAATATCTCTAAGGGGAGGAAAATGACAttttctcaaaaataaataatagtttagttggttcaaatattttattatgacttaaaacACTTAATTAAATTctgatttgtttttttattatataataatttttagttttaaacattaaaaatatattggATTTTGGCCAAATTGGATGGCCTTTGTTGGCTTCACAAtacattaaaactaaaaaatcaaatcaaatcaaataaaaaaaagtcatctaacaaaagaaatataataaaaaaaatgttcagTTGAATTGCATGCTTGTATATATACCGCATTGAGAAAGGAAGGTCGTTTCTTTATTTTCATCATAAATGACAGTAATCctaatttgattcaaattttaaattgaaaactatttaaaattaattaattatctataatttaattttagtttcaatttcACCTCATTGTGCATTATAAAACATTCATACTTTCTCGATTTCTAATCATAACTGCATGCATTCCTAATCTTCCTCTTGGATTAACAACTGATCGCACAAAATCCTCATTCCCCTTGATTACCACCAAACCCTGCACTGTATCTTTCCTgtttaattcccttttacacTTATTAGTTGTAAGGTAGAATAGTCATATTTTTTAAGTCTCCAACATGCATAACCCACAAAACATGATTGATGAGATCTCCTCAGCCGCCACAACACAAAACATGATTGATGAAATCTCTTCCNNNNNNNNTTCCGCCGCCACAACAACCACCGTTAGACATCATCAACAAGATGTCTCACTTTATGACGACGAGGGCCGCCCAAAACAAAcaggtaataataataataataataataataataatacaaatcaaattaaatcaatCCATGCATGTTATTGTTACAatctcttccttctcttctttctcttttataaGAAAATCATAAACGAATAATTGAAGCTGTcattaattatatatgaataGATTTAATTTCAATGGTGTTGTTCTTAACTTGcatattaattattcaaatgGATATAACTTTTTATGatatttgatatatattatatttggtTCAGGAACCATGTGGATGACTAGCTCATATATAATAACAGCAGTAATTGGATCGGGAACTTTATCCTTAGCATGGTCGATAGCACAATTAGGTTGGAGTGGTGGTCTTGTTGTTATGATCTTCGGTCTCCTCACTTTGTATACTTCACATTTTCTTGCCGATTGTTATCGTGGTGGAGATCCCATCACCGGCAAGAGGAGCTACACGTACATGGAAGCGGTTGATAACATTCTAGGTAAGTACAAACAAAATTAAGTTATACATGATTTTTACATTTACAAGCAGATCTTTTTCAATCTGAGAATGCATTTTGAAGAGATATAGATGATCTAATGCATTTAAGgtgtttattttagtttatattaattaaaacaacGTCGATCCTGAGGACAATTACAAAGAAATAACACATGTTCTAAATTTGATGATGTTAATATGAATCTTGGTGTGACTAGATAGTTTTATttaagagcaatgctaggggccagcaatttttgtgattgttagccatcaattagccatcaatgatgatttgatggtgtgagattggtgtgagatttcatccaatggctcaccttcctctgctggttacatgctggccaaaattcaacaaaactgttggtcccctagacttttcctttatttaatgattaataaatatagtgatattttgttgttgtggttatatttaattttgagattgttataaaattattgggaaaaaaataaattttcacatAAAATCGAGTAATATTATTTACGAATAAAATACTATGATTTAGTggtcatatatattttattataaggtgttttgaaaaatagaaaactaaCTTATGATAGCAAGTATAATacattgaaaattaaatattcCCATAAATAATATTCGggccaaaataaaaaagttacttAGATCTCtcaaaattactattttatataattcaaatgagtcaaatttaaattaggaaaatcaataataattcgAATCAGACTAATTTCATTTAGTTGGGTCATTAGTAATTCAAattaaccactattttatataatttgaatgagtcgaatttaaattagaaaaatcaatagtaatttgaattaaacctaTTCCATTTAGTTGGGTTGTCAGTAACCAATTTGAATTATACATACATGCAGTCGTAATATAGTTCGAATAAGAGTGATTCGAATTAACTTATGGGAGAGATTTGAATTATGGAGGCATGTAGTGAAGGGTAGTTCGAATCAGATAAATTTCAATTATGTTCGAAGTTAGTTGTTTCGTATTatcaaaagtataaaaaaaattataaatttcatagcataaatctaatccatgcaattattttaatacaccaacaattatatttatatggaACCAATACTAAATCGAATTCAATTAACTCGATAATACgagtctataaaaaaaattacattttataaagtttaaaaattttattatgtgaTAGGTTAATAACGAgtacattacaaatttttatagtatttatggtaataatgtttaatttaataattgttattaaaatttttgttatactcgttacaaaataaataattgaattcGATTTAGTATTGCTTCTATATAGATATAATTATtggtatattaaaataattgcaTGAATTAGATTTATGATATCATGGAATTCACGGGGCGGATAATTCGAAGTAGTTAACATATTCATGTATGATTCGAATAAGCCTTCGTAGAATCCTTCCCACTCTGATTCGAACTACACTACGAATTTGAATTGGTTTAGCAGGcatgtataatttgaattagctTAATTCAAATTACTAACAACCCAACTAAATTGAATTGGgctaattcgaattactattgACTTTTTTAATTCGAATTTGACTCATTCGAATTACATAAAATGATGGTTTTGAGAGATtcagataatattttttattttagtaaaatgGTGTAATTTACtcctttttaatttgtttttgtgATTTGTCCTAATATTGGATATGCCATAATTATTTTGCAGGAGGAAAAAATTCCATTTTTTGTGGGATAATACAGTATGCAAATCTTTATGGAACTTCAATAGGATATACGATTGCGGCCGCCATTAGTATGATGTGAGTTCAGTTAACTCTTACTTTTATCTTTGAAATCTTTAAAACTTTGATATCAATTTCATTTGGTCAATATATAGACTTTGaatgataattataaaaaaaaaaagtccatTTCAATGGTAAGTTAAGGTAATTTGGCActtcttttttcaatgaattttaattttttatggataAAAATTGGAAGGTTGagctttatttttttcataaaaaaactaatttttcatagTAAATTAACTCGCTAAACTCAAGTCAACTGGTCATATTTCACTAGATTTTAGATAATTAACTTAATAATTTCTGTAACATTTAGCCAACAACAATAAGAGTTTTTAAATTACACTCcatattaattaattgtcattaattagtaattatttaaattttactttttaaaaaatgcaaaattaattattacaattATCATTAATTACAATTTATTGACTTTGGTTGGCAGGGCAATCACAAAGACAAATTGTATACATTCCTCTCATGGAAAAAAAACATGTCATATTTCTGGCAATCGTTATATAATTTGGTTTGGAGCCATCCAACTTGTATTTTCTCAAATTCCTAATTTTCATAAGATGAGATGGCTCTCAATACTTGCTTCAGTCATGTCCTTCACCTATTCCTTAATTGGTCTGGCTCTTGGAATTGCTCAAGTTTCAGGTtatgtttaacttatttttccacttgaatTTGCTTGATACAactaacattttttattgttgaaCACAAATCATTATATGTATTAACGAGTAAAGGTTTAACTTGGTGGTATTTTATATTCTAGGcactaaaatttcaaaaattatcaatttaatttttgtctttgtaATATTTTATAAGTCATTTTAGTATCTGACAAGTTAACTATTATTGTTTTATTAACATGTTCCGTGATATATTTACATGTCATTTTGTGTGatacattaataaaataatatgaaattgaTCATAAAGACCAAAATTAGtactttgatttaaaaattttgggacTAAAAATAAAGCATAAGTACaatctaaaaaatcaaattgaacCTCTACATGATCAGCGGCGGATTTAAGGGGGTTAAGGTGGCTATAGTACCtccaaatttatttaaaaaaattagtactattagcttattattattataatatatatatatatatatatattatagattaaatatattttagcaTAGTAGacactaaaaaattttatgttagtaacttaatatgtataaataataatGTGTACTATAATATATTAGTAGCAATtaacaaataggaaaaaaaatacgtataaatatataaataattgtaaaattattgaaaaaataggTTTAGATTAATGTAGAAAAACAacaactattaaaaaaaaatttttgttttaattcttTCTATGACAATAGTAACAATTGAACAGacttttttaacaataaaaattattaaaacttgAGTTTGAAACAAGATAAAAGACGaatgtttaataaattatataattatatacgttgaaaaagagaatgttttaaattttattttagaagataaattgataattttagtTATATGAAATATCGcagaacaaatttaaaaataccaaaattttaaagtatgtaattgaatattaatttttatataatataattattaattttcacctatatactataaattatattttgttaacttttttttatgttatattttaatttattttgtatttaatttggctcatctcttataaaatttttggatcTATCACTGATTATG belongs to Arachis duranensis cultivar V14167 chromosome 8, aradu.V14167.gnm2.J7QH, whole genome shotgun sequence and includes:
- the LOC107463359 gene encoding amino acid permease 4-like gives rise to the protein MSTNIEAISSVNEYDGTEPPIEQLFTDSDEEYDVNKDQCVESYLDDEEWNEDDYTSEEESEVEVNIENEVVRHHQQDVSLYDDEGRPKQTGTMWMTSSYIITAVIGSGTLSLAWSIAQLGWSGGLVVMIFGLLTLYTSHFLADCYRGGDPITGKRSYTYMEAVDNILGGKNSIFCGIIQYANLYGTSIGYTIAAAISMMAITKTNCIHSSHGKKTCHISGNRYIIWFGAIQLVFSQIPNFHKMRWLSILASVMSFTYSLIGLALGIAQVSENRAFKGTIAGAEAETHAKKVWAIFQALGNIAFAYSFSDILIEIQDTIKSPLKVRAMKRAINLSIATTTTFYVLCGCIGYGAFGNSTPGNLLTAFDKPFWLVDIANLTLLIQLAGAYQVYSQPLFAFIEERATKKWEILGKEHKVQIPFLSSYNLNIFRLVWRSLYVVVSTLIAMLIPFFNDILGVIGALGFWPLSIYFPVEMHIKQKKIPKWSGSWILLQSLSMFCLLVTLAALIGSIVGDLKTYKPFSASL